In one window of Ovis aries strain OAR_USU_Benz2616 breed Rambouillet chromosome 5, ARS-UI_Ramb_v3.0, whole genome shotgun sequence DNA:
- the N4BP3 gene encoding NEDD4-binding protein 3, producing the protein MATAPGPAGIAMGSVSSLLERQDFSPEELRAALAGSRGSRQPDGLLRKGLGQRELLSYLHLPKKDGKTTKRAPRNEPADYATLYYREHPRAGDFSKTSLPERGRFDKCRIRPSVFKPASGTGKGFLSMQSLAAHKGQKLWRSNGSLHTLACHPPLSPGPRASQAQARAQLLHALSLDEGGPEPEPSLSDSSSGGSFGRSPSTGPGPFSSSLGHINHLGGSLDRASRGSKEVGPLALLNCLPEPPPPYEFSCPVTEDMGAVVPDTCEELKRGLGEEDGASPFTQVLEERQRLWLAELKRLYLERLHEVTQKAERSERNLQLQLFMAQQEQRRLRKELRAQQGLGPEPRPPGSLPEADPSARAEEEARWEVCQKTAEISLLKQQLREAQAELAQKLAEIFSLKTQLRGSRAQAQAQDAELARLREAVRSLQEQAPREEAPGGCETDDCKSRGLLGEVGGDEARDEAEQLRAQLLQERLRGQEQALRFEQERRTWQEEKERVLRYQREIQGGYMDMYRRNQVLEQELRALREPPAPWSPRLESSKI; encoded by the exons ATGGCCACAGCCCCAGGCCCTGCCGGCATTGCCATGGGCAGCGTGAGCAGCCTGTTGGAACGGCAAGACTTTTCCCCTGAAGAGCTACGGGCGGCACTCGCAGGGTCTCGGGGCTCCCGCCAGCCTGATGGGCTCCTCCGGAAAGGCTTGGGCCAGCGCGAGCTCCTCAGCTACCTGCACCTTCCCAAGAAGGATGGCAAGACCACCAAGCGGGCCCCTCGGAATGAGCCTGCCGACTACGCCACCCTCTACTACCGGGAACACCCTCGGGCTGGTGACTTCAGCAAGACCTCGCTGCCTGAACGGGGGCGTTTTGACAAG TGTCGCATTCGCCCATCAGTTTTCAAGCCCGCCTCGGGCACCGGGAAAGGCTTCCTGTCCATGCAGAGCCTGGCGGCCCACAAGGGGCAGAAGCTGTGGCGCAGCAATGGCAGCCTGCACACGCTGGCCTGCCACCCACCCCTGAGCCCTGGGCCCCGGGCCAGCCAGGCCCAGGCCCGTGCCCAGCTGCTGCACGCCCTCAGCCTGGATGAGGGCGGCCCCGAGCCCGAGCCCAGTCTGTCTGATTCCTCCAGCGGGGGCAGCTTTGGCCGCAGTCCCAGCACTGGCCCCGGCCCCTTCAGCTCCTCCCTGGGCCACATTAACCATCTTGGAGGCTCCCTGGACCGGGCCTCACGGGGTTCCAAGGAGGTTGGGCCACTGGCTCTGCTGAACTGCTTGCCTGAACCACCGCCCCCCTACGAATTCTCCTGCCCCGTCACCGAGGACATGGGGGCTGTGGTGCCGGACACCTGTGAAGAGCTCAAGAGGGGCCTGGGTGAGGAGGATGGTGCCAGCCCCTTCACACAG GTGTTGGAAGAGCGCCAGCGGCTGTGGCTGGCTGAGCTGAAGCGCCTGTACCTGGAGCGACTGCACGAGGTGACCCAGAAGGCCGAGCGTAGTGAGCGCAACCTCCAGCTGCAGCTGTTCATGGCCCAGCAGGAGCAGCGGCGCCTACGCAAGGAGCTGCGAGCACAGCAGGGCCTGGGCCCAGAACCCCGGCCACCAGGCAGCCTCCCAGAGGCCGATCCTAGTGCGCGAGCAGAGGAGGAAGCCCGCTGGGAG GTGTGCCAGAAAACAGCGGAGATCAGCCTCCTGAAGCAGCAGCTGCGGGAAGCCCAGGCAGAACTGGCTCAGAAGCTAGCTGAGATCTTCAGCCTGAAGACACAACTTCGGGGCAGCCGGGCACAGGCCCAGGCCCAGGATGCAGAGCTGGCCCGGCTGCGAGAGGCCGTGCGGAGCCTGCAGGAGCAGGCCCCTCGGGAGGAGGCCCCAGGCGGCTGTGAGACCGATGACTGCAAGAGCAGGGGGctgctgggggaggtgggaggcgatgaggccagagatgaggctgagCAGCTGCGGGCCCAGCTCCTGCAGGAGCGGCTCCGAGGCCAGGAGCAGGCGCTGCGCTTTGAGCAGGAGCGGCGGAcgtggcaggaggaaaaggagcgGGTGCTGCGCTACCAGCGGGAGATCCAGGGTGGCTACATGGACATGTATCGCCGCAACCAGGTGCTGGAACAGGAGCTGCGGGCGCTGCGGGAGCCCCCTGCACCCTGGAGCCCTCGGCTTGAGTCCTCCAAGATCTGA